The genomic DNA CTGCTGGTGGGCGCACTGACCTTTATTCCCGCCCTGGCGATTGGCCCGGTAGCGGAACATCTTTCCCTGTTTTGAGTCATGCGGAGCAATTGGTTATGAGTCGCAAACAACTGGGCCTGTTTGAACCGTCTCTGGTTCGCCAGGCGTTGATCGACGCCGTGAAAAAACTCAGCCCCACCGTGCAGTGGCGTAATCCGGTCATGTTTATCGTCTGGATTGGCAGCGTGCTGACCAGCGCGCTGGCCGCCGCCATGGCGCTGGGTGCCCTGCCTGGCAACGTGGGCTTTAGTAGCGCCATCGCCCTGTGGCTGTGGTTTACCGTACTGTTTGCCAACTTTGCCGAAGCCATGGCCGAAGGCCGCAGTAAGGCGCAGGCCAACAGCCTGAAAGGGGTCAAAAAAACGGCTTTTGCCCGCAAATTGCGTGAGGCTCGCTACGGTGCCGCAATGGATCACATCCCGGCCGACGATCTGCGCAAAGGCGACGTGGTGCTGGTTGAAGCAGGCGACATTATTCCCTGCGACGGCGAAGTCATCGAGGGTGGCGCATCGGTAGACGAAAGCGCCATTACCGGCGAATCCGCACCGGTTATTCGTGAATCCGGCGGCGACTTCGCCTCGGTCACCGGCGGGACGCGCATCCTCTCCGACTGGCTGGTGGTGCGCTGTAGCGTCAACCCGGGGGAGACGTTCCTCGATCGCATGATTGCGATGGTGGAAGGTGCGCAGCGTCGTAAGACGCCGAACGAAATTGCCCTGACCATTTTGCTGGTGGCGCTGACTATCGTCTTCCTGCTGGCGACCGCCACCATCTGGCCGTTCTCCGCCTGGAGCGGTACGCCAATAAGCGTCACCGTGCTGGTCGCGCTGTTGGTATGTCTGATCCCCACCACCATTGGTGGTCTGCTATCGGCTATCGGCGTTGCCGGGATGAGTCGCATGCTGGGCGCTAACGTTATCGCCACCAGCGGTCGCGCCGTGGAAGCGGCGGGCGATGTCGACGTGCTGCTGCTGGATAAAACCGGCACTATTACGCTGGGCAACCGCCAGGCATCGCAGTTCCTTCCAGCACAAGGCGTAGACGAAAAAACGCTGGCCGATGCCGCTCAGCTGTCATCGCTGGCGGATGAAACCCCGGAAGGACGCAGCATCGTGGTGCTGGCAAAACAGCGCTTCAACCTGCGCGAACGCGACGTGCAGGCGCTGCACGCGACCTTCGTCCCGTTTACCGCACAGAGCCGGATGAGCGGGATAAACATCGACAACCGTATGATTCGCAAAGGTTCCGTTGATGCTATTCGCCGTCATATTGAAAGCAACGGCGGCCGCTTCCCGCTTGATGTCGAACAGAAAGTGGAAAGCGTCGCGAGCCTTGGTGCCACGCCGCTGGTCGTCGCCGAAGGCGCGCGCGTGCTTGGGGTCATAGCGCTGAAGGATATTGTCAAAGGCGGTATTAAAGAACGCTTCGCTCAACTGCGTAAGATGGGCATTAAAACGGTGATGATCACCGGCGACAACCGGCTGACCGCCGCGGCCATCGCCGCCGAAGCGGGCGTTGACGACTTCCTTGCTGAAGCCACGCCGGAAGCCAAGCTGGCATTGATTCGCCAGTACCAGTCCGAAGGCCGCATGGTGGCAATGACCGGCGACGGCACCAACGACGCCCCGGCGTTAGCCCAGGCCGACGTTGCGGTGGCAATGAATTCCGGGACTCAGGCGGCCAAAGAGGCGGGCAATATGGTCGACCTGGACTCTAACCCGACCAAATTGATTGAGGTGGTGCACATTGGCAAGCAAATGCTGATGACCCGCGGCTCGCTGACCACGTTCAGTATCGCCAACGACGTGGCGAAATACTTCGCCATTATTCCCGCCGCCTTTGCCGCCAGTTGGCCGCAGCTGGGAGTGCTGAACATTATGCGTCTGCACTCGCCGGACTCTGCGATTCTCAGCGCCGTCATTTTTAACGCGCTGATCATCGTGTTCCTGCTGCCGCTGGCGCTAAAAGGGGTGAGCTACCGCCCGCTGTCGGCATCAGCAATGCTACGCCGCAACCTGTGGATTTACGGCGCCGGCGGGCTGGTAGTGCCGTTTATCGGCATCAAACTCATTGATTTACTGTTAACCCTGCTGGGTCTGGTGTGAGGAAAAAACCATGTCTGCATTGCGTCCTGCCGTTGTTATCTTCCTGTTCCTCGCGGTTATCACCGGCGGTATTTATCCGCTCGTGACCACCGCGCTGGGGCAGTGGTTGTTCCATACTCAGGCTAACGGCTCGCTGATTTTTGACCATACCGATATTCGCGGCTCGCGGCTTACCGGCCAGTCCTTTACCGATCCTGGTTATTTCCAGGGCCGCCCTTCCGCCACCGCCGATACGCCGGATAACCCGATGGCCTCCGGCGGTAGTAACCTGGCGGGCAGTAACCCGGCGCTGGATAAGCTGTTTACCGACCGAATTGCCGCGCTACGTGCTGCCAATCCGGACGCCAGCAGCCGGGTTCCGGTTGAACTGGTGACCGCATCCGCCAGCGGACTAGACCCACACCTGACGCCCGCCGCTGCGTTATGGCAGGTACCGCGCATTGCCAAAGCGCGCCACCTTTCGCCGCAGTGGCTCATGCAGCAGGTTCAGGCCGCAACCCATAAGCCGCTGCTCGGCTTTCTCGGTCAACCTGTGGTAAATATTGTTGAGCTGAATATGGCGCTGGATGCCCACAAGGATAATTAATGATGACCGATGAGCCGCTGCGTCCTGACCCGGATCGCCTGCTGGAACAAACCGCCGATGCGCACCGCGGCAAGCTGAAGATTTTCTTCGGCGCCTGCGCCGGGGTCGGTAAAACCTGGGCCATGCTGGCTGAGGCGCAGCGGCTGCGCGCACAGGGGCTGGACGTGCTGGCGGGCGTGGTCGAAACCCACGGACGTAAAGAAACCGCCGCGATGCTCAACGGCCTGAGCATGCTGCCACCAAAGCGCACCGCCTATCGCGGCCGCTACGTCAGCGAGTTTGACCTCGACGCAGCCCTCGCCCGTCGCCCGGCGCTGG from Klebsiella sp. WP3-W18-ESBL-02 includes the following:
- the kdpC gene encoding potassium-transporting ATPase subunit KdpC translates to MSALRPAVVIFLFLAVITGGIYPLVTTALGQWLFHTQANGSLIFDHTDIRGSRLTGQSFTDPGYFQGRPSATADTPDNPMASGGSNLAGSNPALDKLFTDRIAALRAANPDASSRVPVELVTASASGLDPHLTPAAALWQVPRIAKARHLSPQWLMQQVQAATHKPLLGFLGQPVVNIVELNMALDAHKDN
- the kdpB gene encoding potassium-transporting ATPase subunit KdpB; translated protein: MSRKQLGLFEPSLVRQALIDAVKKLSPTVQWRNPVMFIVWIGSVLTSALAAAMALGALPGNVGFSSAIALWLWFTVLFANFAEAMAEGRSKAQANSLKGVKKTAFARKLREARYGAAMDHIPADDLRKGDVVLVEAGDIIPCDGEVIEGGASVDESAITGESAPVIRESGGDFASVTGGTRILSDWLVVRCSVNPGETFLDRMIAMVEGAQRRKTPNEIALTILLVALTIVFLLATATIWPFSAWSGTPISVTVLVALLVCLIPTTIGGLLSAIGVAGMSRMLGANVIATSGRAVEAAGDVDVLLLDKTGTITLGNRQASQFLPAQGVDEKTLADAAQLSSLADETPEGRSIVVLAKQRFNLRERDVQALHATFVPFTAQSRMSGINIDNRMIRKGSVDAIRRHIESNGGRFPLDVEQKVESVASLGATPLVVAEGARVLGVIALKDIVKGGIKERFAQLRKMGIKTVMITGDNRLTAAAIAAEAGVDDFLAEATPEAKLALIRQYQSEGRMVAMTGDGTNDAPALAQADVAVAMNSGTQAAKEAGNMVDLDSNPTKLIEVVHIGKQMLMTRGSLTTFSIANDVAKYFAIIPAAFAASWPQLGVLNIMRLHSPDSAILSAVIFNALIIVFLLPLALKGVSYRPLSASAMLRRNLWIYGAGGLVVPFIGIKLIDLLLTLLGLV